From a region of the Paenibacillus sp. R14(2021) genome:
- a CDS encoding ABC transporter ATP-binding protein has product MGNNGKRLFQYAWHYKKPILLALVLLALAIAAELVGPFLAKRMIDTNIMGIEKPWYQTKQEERFAVDYGGSLYKRADHWVDGEVKGTEVRVLQSGRTYYFVHAAAVPDKGKRSYANGQLTVTAEDGSKQQFPAEQLSLSETYSFYKPEFPSMISLAGVYVGLLLVGAALAYGQRYLLQVSANRIVRKMRNDVFRHIQELPVQYFDNLPAGKVVARVTNDTEAIRELYVSVLANFFSGIIYMTAIIGALFILDDTLALIALPLLPILYLWIVIYRKFASRYNHVIRSRLSDINAMVNESIQGMPIIQAFRREKETMAEFGEMNDEYFKYQNKLLTLNSVTSHNLVNVFRNVIFLLVIWMFAGGLLGAAVSVGILYAFIDYMNRMMQPIVGIVSQLSNLEVARVSAERVFALLDEPGVEVSAQRMGRYKGHVAFEDVSFGYKEGEDVLKNISFSAKQGETVALVGHTGSGKSSILNLLFRFYDVERGVISIDGIDARSMTKQQLREHMGIVLQDPFLFTGTIASNVSLDDPSITRAKVEQALRDVGAYEMFMQLPGGLDEPVIEKGSTLSAGQRQLISFARALAFDPAILILDEATASIDTETEAVIQQALDVLKRGRTTFVIAHRLSTIRAADQILVLDRGRIVERGNHDELMAVGGKYYAMYQLQQGAAVAAGA; this is encoded by the coding sequence ATGGGCAACAACGGTAAACGATTGTTTCAATATGCATGGCATTATAAGAAGCCGATCCTGCTAGCGCTCGTGCTCCTGGCTCTCGCCATTGCAGCGGAGCTGGTGGGGCCATTCCTCGCCAAGCGGATGATCGATACGAATATTATGGGCATCGAGAAGCCCTGGTACCAAACGAAGCAGGAAGAGCGCTTCGCGGTCGATTATGGAGGAAGCTTATACAAGAGAGCGGATCACTGGGTGGACGGCGAGGTGAAAGGCACCGAGGTGCGCGTCCTGCAGTCCGGACGAACGTACTATTTCGTCCATGCGGCAGCTGTGCCGGATAAAGGAAAGCGGTCTTACGCGAACGGCCAGCTGACGGTAACAGCGGAGGACGGCAGCAAGCAGCAGTTTCCTGCCGAGCAGCTGAGCCTGAGCGAGACGTACAGCTTCTATAAGCCGGAATTCCCGAGCATGATCTCGCTTGCGGGTGTCTATGTAGGCCTGCTGTTAGTCGGCGCGGCACTGGCGTACGGCCAGCGATATCTGCTCCAAGTGTCGGCGAACCGAATCGTGCGCAAGATGCGCAATGACGTGTTCCGGCATATCCAGGAGCTGCCGGTTCAGTACTTCGATAACCTCCCGGCGGGCAAGGTCGTCGCGCGGGTGACGAACGATACGGAAGCGATTCGCGAGCTGTACGTTTCCGTGCTGGCGAACTTCTTCTCCGGTATCATCTATATGACCGCGATTATCGGCGCGTTGTTCATCCTCGACGATACGCTTGCGCTGATCGCGCTGCCGCTTCTGCCGATCCTGTACCTGTGGATCGTCATCTATCGGAAGTTCGCTTCGCGCTATAATCATGTCATCCGGTCGCGGCTGAGCGATATCAATGCGATGGTCAACGAGTCGATTCAAGGGATGCCGATCATTCAGGCATTCCGCCGGGAGAAAGAAACGATGGCGGAGTTTGGCGAGATGAACGACGAGTATTTCAAATACCAGAACAAGCTGCTGACGCTTAACTCCGTAACGAGCCACAACCTGGTGAACGTGTTCCGCAACGTGATTTTCCTTCTCGTTATTTGGATGTTCGCCGGCGGCTTGCTGGGCGCGGCAGTCTCGGTAGGCATCCTGTATGCGTTCATTGATTATATGAACCGGATGATGCAGCCGATTGTCGGCATCGTGAGCCAGCTGTCTAACCTCGAGGTTGCGCGGGTATCCGCGGAGCGGGTGTTCGCGCTGCTCGACGAACCGGGCGTCGAAGTATCGGCGCAGCGGATGGGCCGTTACAAGGGCCATGTGGCGTTCGAGGATGTTTCCTTCGGATACAAAGAAGGCGAAGATGTACTCAAGAACATCAGCTTTAGCGCCAAGCAGGGCGAGACGGTTGCGCTTGTCGGCCATACAGGCTCAGGTAAAAGCTCCATTCTGAACCTGCTGTTCCGGTTCTACGATGTCGAACGCGGCGTGATCTCGATCGACGGCATCGATGCGCGCAGCATGACGAAGCAGCAGCTGCGCGAACATATGGGTATCGTGCTGCAGGATCCGTTCCTGTTCACGGGAACGATCGCATCCAACGTGAGCTTGGACGATCCGTCGATTACGCGCGCCAAGGTAGAGCAAGCGCTGCGAGATGTCGGCGCCTATGAGATGTTCATGCAGCTGCCGGGTGGCTTGGATGAGCCGGTCATCGAGAAGGGCAGCACGCTGTCCGCCGGGCAGCGGCAGCTCATCTCGTTCGCGCGTGCACTGGCATTCGATCCGGCGATTCTGATTCTGGATGAGGCAACGGCCAGCATCGACACCGAGACCGAGGCCGTCATCCAGCAGGCGCTTGACGTGCTGAAGCGGGGACGGACGACGTTCGTCATTGCGCACCGGCTCTCGACCATCCGCGCGGCGGACCAGATTCTCGTGCTCGACCGCGGACGGATCGTGGAGCGCGGCAACCACGACGAGCTCATGGCCGTTGGCGGCAAATATTATGCGATGTACCAGCTGCAGCAAGGCGCTGCGGTTGCAGCAGGCGCATAG
- a CDS encoding VOC family protein, translating to MSISLNPYLIFAGNTREAVHFYEKALGGKVIGIMAFGDMPADPNYPMTDEMKNRVMHAHLKVGDSELMFSDTFDGMPHTPGDTVQIAIHPKEEARAREIFAALEDGGQIVMPLQKTDWSPLYGIVKDKFGVTFQVNVPGEMPQ from the coding sequence ATGTCAATCAGTTTGAACCCGTATTTGATTTTTGCCGGCAACACGAGGGAAGCGGTCCACTTTTACGAGAAGGCGCTGGGCGGGAAAGTGATCGGCATCATGGCGTTCGGCGATATGCCGGCGGACCCTAATTATCCGATGACGGATGAAATGAAGAATCGTGTCATGCATGCGCACTTAAAGGTCGGCGATTCAGAGCTCATGTTCTCCGATACGTTCGATGGCATGCCTCATACGCCGGGCGATACGGTTCAGATTGCCATTCATCCAAAAGAAGAGGCAAGAGCCAGAGAAATCTTCGCTGCGCTGGAAGACGGCGGACAAATCGTTATGCCCCTTCAGAAGACGGATTGGAGCCCCTTATACGGGATTGTAAAAGACAAATTCGGCGTGACTTTCCAAGTGAATGTACCGGGAGAAATGCCGCAGTAA
- a CDS encoding ABC transporter ATP-binding protein — MFVVLKKLSWFFKMHWKRYTIAVVLLTIVGIMDVLPPKLIGTAIDGIQQGTMTTHRMMELLLFWGGLTVGGYLITCVWWSLLFGSSFVLERTLRSRLMRHFLRMTPTFYERNRTGDLMARATNDLGAVSQTAGFGILTLIDSTLFMLTILVMMAGVISWKLTLAAMLPLPIMALIMQHLGKKIHERFMEQQDAFGKLNDQVLESVSGVRVIRAFVQEDADRGRFSAMTDDVFGKNIAVAKIDAIFEPTVKILVGLSYLIGLCYGGVLVFRSEISLGEMVSFNMFLGMLIWPMFAIGELINIMQRGNASLDRINETLGVKPDVKDADRPVSMSIPESIEFNGVTFRYPSSSIDNLVDISFKLVRGQTLGIVGRTGSGKTTLLKQLLREYPMGQGRLTAGGVPMTDIELDQIRGWIGYVPQQPILFSKTIRENIGYGTSDGRVDEAQLNQALELAAFRKDVTFLPEGLETLVGEKGVALSGGQKQRVSIARAVIANPEILMLDDALSAVDAKTETEILQGIRRERAGKTTLISTHRLSAVQHADWIIVLDEGRIVEEGMHEQLLQNNGWYREQFDRQQLASVVEE; from the coding sequence ATGTTTGTGGTACTCAAGAAATTAAGCTGGTTTTTCAAAATGCACTGGAAACGGTATACGATCGCGGTTGTGCTGCTGACGATCGTCGGCATCATGGATGTGTTGCCTCCGAAGCTGATCGGCACCGCGATCGACGGCATTCAGCAAGGCACGATGACGACGCACCGGATGATGGAGCTGCTGCTATTCTGGGGGGGGCTTACGGTCGGCGGCTATCTGATCACCTGCGTATGGTGGTCGCTGCTGTTTGGTTCCTCCTTCGTGCTCGAACGAACGCTGCGTTCACGGCTGATGCGGCATTTTCTACGGATGACGCCGACGTTCTACGAGCGTAACCGTACGGGCGATCTGATGGCGCGGGCCACGAACGATCTCGGCGCGGTATCGCAGACGGCAGGCTTCGGCATTCTGACGCTCATCGATTCCACCTTGTTCATGCTGACCATTCTCGTCATGATGGCCGGGGTGATCAGCTGGAAGCTGACCCTGGCGGCGATGCTGCCGCTGCCGATCATGGCGCTGATCATGCAGCATCTCGGCAAGAAAATCCATGAGCGCTTCATGGAGCAGCAGGATGCGTTCGGCAAGCTGAACGATCAGGTGCTGGAATCCGTATCGGGCGTTCGGGTTATCCGCGCCTTCGTACAGGAAGACGCGGACCGAGGCCGGTTCAGCGCGATGACGGACGATGTGTTCGGCAAGAACATCGCCGTGGCCAAGATCGATGCGATCTTCGAGCCGACGGTCAAAATCTTGGTCGGGCTCAGCTACCTGATCGGCCTCTGCTACGGCGGGGTGCTCGTCTTCCGCAGCGAAATCTCGCTCGGCGAGATGGTGTCGTTCAACATGTTCCTCGGGATGCTTATCTGGCCGATGTTCGCCATTGGGGAACTGATTAATATTATGCAGCGGGGGAATGCCTCGCTGGATCGCATTAACGAGACGCTCGGCGTGAAGCCGGACGTGAAGGACGCTGACCGGCCGGTGTCGATGTCGATACCGGAGTCGATCGAATTTAACGGCGTGACGTTCCGCTATCCATCCTCTTCTATCGACAACTTGGTCGATATCTCGTTCAAACTCGTGAGGGGCCAGACGCTTGGAATCGTCGGACGAACGGGAAGCGGCAAGACGACGCTGCTGAAGCAGCTGCTTCGGGAATATCCGATGGGCCAAGGCAGGTTGACGGCCGGAGGCGTCCCGATGACGGATATCGAGCTGGATCAAATTCGCGGCTGGATCGGCTATGTGCCGCAGCAGCCGATCTTGTTCAGCAAGACGATTCGCGAGAATATCGGATACGGCACCTCGGATGGCCGTGTTGATGAAGCACAGCTGAACCAGGCGCTGGAGCTGGCTGCTTTCCGCAAGGACGTGACCTTCCTGCCGGAAGGCCTGGAGACGCTGGTCGGCGAGAAGGGCGTTGCCCTCTCCGGCGGGCAGAAGCAGCGGGTCAGCATCGCTAGAGCGGTGATCGCCAATCCGGAGATTCTCATGCTGGATGATGCACTATCCGCGGTTGACGCCAAGACGGAGACCGAAATTCTTCAAGGCATTCGCAGAGAACGCGCCGGCAAGACGACACTCATCTCGACGCATAGACTCTCGGCGGTGCAGCACGCGGATTGGATCATCGTCCTGGACGAAGGCCGAATTGTGGAAGAGGGCATGCATGAGCAGCTGCTTCAGAACAACGGCTGGTACAGGGAACAGTTCGACCGTCAGCAGCTCGCTTCCGTGGTGGAAGAGTAA
- the helD gene encoding RNA polymerase recycling motor HelD codes for MTENDMRQEQERLEQVAAKLSARIAEMEPEMAGLYDQVTDIRKRFWEEVTVNTSTDEDFEETFFTIRQQVALLSERERTHQKRVQQWSSLNRLLLSPYFGRIDFREEGQSESEPIYIGVSSFVETDGLNFLIYDWRSPIASMYYDYSPGAAAYETPGGRIAGTIELKRQYQIQGTEIVNLFDASLTIGDEILQQVLGQGTDGQMKSIVSTIQMEQNAIIRNEKSRMLIVQGAAGSGKTSAALQRVAYLLYKHRERLKADQIVLISPNPMFNSYVATVLPELGEENMQQTTFQDYLDYWLGTALQSDDLFDQIEYVLTAEASEGYEARRAAIAYKASEAFLRAIQNYASWLGQAGMRFTNIRFRGRDIITAAQMRDQFYSFEPSIRIANRVASLKAWLLKELAVLERKEREAEWVQEEIQYIDDERYADVYGMLHQEQGVFDFAEQYARVREIIDKKRRGDEGDFDFARKEEELLRRMVVDEHFAPLKQSVKQLKFIDVMGLYEQLFSVEEVYRQMTNKTEVPEHWAEVCRQTKEKLSRSEMFYEDASPYLYLKELIEGVRTNADIQHIFVDEGQDYSLFQYELLKRLFPRARMTVLGDFGQAIFPQATDLHTADSPLIQLYGASETNQVYLARSYRSTREIVAFTKSLLPGSEDIVPFERKGGKPLLTMASSGEQRIVRMAEDLAVLQAEGFASIAVITKTAAESAEAYARLTAQGCLALQLMTKQSPSFEQGTMVVPAYLAKGVEFDAVLIYDASAQVYHRESERKLFYTACTRAMHRLQLYANGEWTPYISGTNRSLYEVRM; via the coding sequence CTGACTGAGAACGATATGCGGCAAGAACAGGAACGGCTGGAGCAGGTGGCGGCTAAGCTGTCGGCTAGAATCGCCGAAATGGAGCCGGAGATGGCCGGGCTATACGATCAGGTGACGGACATTCGCAAACGATTCTGGGAGGAAGTAACGGTTAACACGAGCACGGACGAAGATTTTGAAGAGACCTTCTTCACCATCAGGCAGCAGGTCGCTTTGTTGTCCGAACGGGAGCGGACGCATCAGAAACGGGTACAGCAATGGAGCAGCTTGAATCGGCTTCTGCTATCGCCTTACTTCGGGCGGATCGACTTTCGAGAGGAGGGGCAGAGCGAGAGCGAGCCCATCTATATCGGCGTCTCTTCGTTCGTCGAGACCGACGGCTTGAACTTCCTGATCTATGATTGGAGGTCGCCGATTGCAAGCATGTACTACGACTATTCGCCGGGAGCCGCTGCCTATGAAACGCCAGGCGGGCGCATCGCGGGAACGATAGAATTGAAGCGGCAGTATCAGATCCAGGGTACAGAAATCGTCAATCTGTTCGATGCAAGCCTTACGATCGGCGACGAAATCCTGCAGCAGGTGCTTGGTCAAGGCACGGACGGACAGATGAAGAGCATCGTCAGCACGATTCAAATGGAGCAAAACGCCATCATCCGCAACGAGAAAAGCCGAATGTTGATTGTACAAGGCGCCGCCGGCAGCGGGAAAACCTCGGCAGCGCTTCAACGGGTGGCTTACTTGTTATACAAGCATCGCGAACGGCTGAAGGCAGACCAGATTGTCCTGATCTCCCCGAATCCGATGTTTAACAGTTATGTAGCGACGGTTCTTCCCGAGCTTGGTGAAGAGAACATGCAGCAGACAACCTTTCAAGACTATTTGGACTATTGGCTTGGCACGGCGCTGCAGTCCGATGATTTGTTCGATCAGATCGAATATGTGCTGACGGCCGAAGCCTCGGAAGGATACGAAGCCCGCCGCGCGGCAATCGCGTACAAAGCATCGGAAGCTTTTCTGAGGGCGATTCAGAACTATGCGTCCTGGCTTGGGCAAGCGGGCATGCGATTTACTAACATTCGTTTTCGCGGCCGCGACATCATTACAGCCGCGCAGATGCGAGATCAATTCTATAGCTTCGAACCATCCATTCGCATAGCGAACCGCGTTGCTTCGCTGAAGGCGTGGCTGCTGAAGGAGCTGGCTGTCCTAGAGCGCAAGGAGCGGGAAGCGGAGTGGGTGCAGGAGGAGATCCAGTATATCGACGACGAACGATATGCCGACGTCTACGGCATGCTCCATCAAGAGCAGGGCGTCTTCGATTTTGCCGAACAATACGCGAGAGTCCGGGAGATCATCGATAAGAAGCGCCGGGGTGACGAAGGAGATTTTGATTTTGCGCGGAAGGAAGAAGAACTGCTCCGCCGCATGGTGGTAGACGAACACTTCGCACCGTTGAAGCAAAGCGTGAAACAGCTGAAGTTTATCGATGTTATGGGCTTGTACGAGCAGCTGTTCAGCGTTGAAGAGGTCTACCGGCAAATGACCAACAAGACGGAAGTGCCCGAGCATTGGGCGGAAGTGTGCAGGCAAACGAAAGAGAAGTTAAGTCGTTCCGAAATGTTTTACGAGGATGCATCCCCGTATCTCTACTTGAAGGAACTCATCGAAGGTGTCCGAACGAATGCGGACATTCAGCATATTTTTGTAGATGAAGGCCAAGACTACTCGCTGTTTCAATACGAGCTGCTCAAGCGGCTGTTCCCGCGTGCACGCATGACGGTACTCGGCGATTTTGGGCAGGCGATCTTCCCGCAGGCGACCGATCTGCATACAGCCGATTCCCCGCTGATCCAGCTTTACGGCGCATCCGAAACGAACCAAGTGTATCTCGCTCGCAGCTATCGTTCCACCCGCGAGATCGTGGCGTTCACGAAGTCGCTGCTGCCGGGCAGCGAGGACATCGTGCCGTTCGAGCGAAAAGGCGGGAAGCCGCTTCTCACGATGGCAAGCAGCGGAGAGCAGCGAATTGTCCGAATGGCCGAGGATCTTGCGGTCCTTCAGGCCGAAGGCTTTGCATCCATTGCGGTCATTACCAAGACCGCGGCGGAGAGCGCCGAAGCCTATGCGCGCTTGACTGCGCAAGGCTGCCTGGCTCTGCAGCTGATGACGAAGCAATCGCCCTCCTTCGAACAAGGAACGATGGTGGTTCCGGCCTATCTCGCGAAGGGCGTCGAGTTCGATGCCGTGCTCATCTATGATGCTTCCGCGCAGGTCTATCATCGCGAAAGCGAACGCAAGCTCTTCTATACCGCGTGCACGCGCGCGATGCATCGGCTTCAGCTGTACGCGAATGGGGAGTGGACGCCTTATATTTCGGGAACGAATCGTTCGCTGTATGAGGTGAGGATGTAA
- a CDS encoding DMT family transporter, with translation MFSLAILLVLGSGFLHSVWNLYTKKSLNKHVFLWYCQLVAVLMFLPWTIHEWSSSQLGGTGLLLILVSMCLHGLYVLLLAATYAAGDLSQVYPIMRGSSLLLVPLLGVTLLGERLTVVGWVGIFTIVIGVTLLSNLKYKRNEIFSSKAPLLALAVGLCIAGYIVVDKVALQYVSAVVLNEATNIGNLMVLSWAAFHSGDMRTEIKLNWKIILLGGVIAPGGYLLFLYALSLAPVAQLAPMREIGTVFGTVMGIFILREQQGARRIMTSLLITAGIITIGVWG, from the coding sequence ATGTTCAGTTTAGCGATTCTGCTGGTGCTCGGTTCAGGCTTCCTCCATTCCGTTTGGAACCTGTACACGAAGAAAAGTCTCAATAAGCATGTTTTTCTGTGGTACTGCCAGCTAGTTGCAGTGCTTATGTTTTTGCCATGGACGATTCATGAATGGAGCAGCAGTCAGTTAGGCGGAACAGGACTTCTGCTGATTCTGGTATCCATGTGCCTGCACGGATTATATGTGCTTCTGCTTGCCGCGACTTATGCGGCAGGAGATTTGTCGCAGGTATATCCCATTATGCGAGGCTCCAGTCTGTTATTGGTACCGCTGCTTGGGGTGACCTTGCTGGGGGAGCGGTTGACGGTAGTGGGATGGGTGGGGATTTTCACCATCGTCATCGGGGTTACCTTGTTGAGTAACCTGAAGTACAAGCGTAACGAAATCTTTTCGTCCAAAGCACCGTTATTGGCTTTAGCCGTGGGTCTATGCATAGCTGGCTATATCGTTGTGGATAAGGTGGCACTCCAGTATGTTTCGGCGGTCGTGTTGAACGAAGCGACGAATATTGGCAATTTGATGGTACTTTCTTGGGCGGCATTCCATTCGGGCGACATGCGAACGGAGATCAAGCTCAATTGGAAGATCATCTTGCTTGGCGGCGTGATCGCGCCAGGCGGGTACTTGCTGTTTCTATATGCCCTGTCGCTCGCTCCAGTGGCACAGCTGGCCCCGATGAGGGAGATCGGGACTGTGTTCGGAACGGTTATGGGCATCTTCATACTTCGCGAGCAGCAAGGCGCCAGACGAATCATGACCTCGCTGCTTATTACAGCGGGCATCATTACGATCGGGGTATGGGGGTAG
- a CDS encoding chromate transporter, translated as MILWHLLLAFFLANVLGYGGGPASIPFMYQEVVTHFNWISDDQFSNMLALGNMLPGPIATKIAIYVGYDQAGWLGSVAALAATTVPSAVVLILLLKVLHKHRTSKAVKGMTLLVQPIIAAMMLQLTWKTGLLSFHALGILQTVVLFAFALLALVKFRIHPALVICGALAYGGLVLPYIK; from the coding sequence ATGATTTTATGGCATCTGCTGCTTGCTTTCTTCTTGGCTAATGTACTCGGTTACGGCGGTGGCCCCGCTTCCATTCCGTTCATGTACCAGGAAGTCGTAACGCATTTCAACTGGATCAGTGACGATCAGTTTTCCAATATGCTGGCGCTCGGCAACATGCTTCCAGGACCGATCGCCACGAAGATCGCCATCTATGTGGGCTATGACCAAGCCGGCTGGCTGGGCTCCGTTGCTGCGCTTGCGGCGACAACCGTCCCCTCCGCCGTTGTCTTGATCCTGCTGCTCAAGGTGCTTCATAAGCACCGTACATCCAAGGCGGTCAAAGGCATGACGCTGCTCGTGCAGCCGATCATCGCCGCCATGATGCTGCAGCTCACATGGAAAACAGGACTCCTCTCTTTTCATGCTCTCGGCATTTTGCAGACGGTCGTTCTGTTTGCCTTCGCGCTGCTCGCGCTCGTAAAGTTCCGTATTCATCCGGCGCTCGTCATCTGCGGCGCCCTGGCTTACGGGGGGCTTGTGCTGCCTTATATAAAATAA
- a CDS encoding cytochrome P450, translating to MQKQQPAKEMPDIPSWFDSYSDRLHHDPYPFYAHLQANAPLYELEGRGSWIASRYEDVNRILKDPLFVREYRNAVPQQQELPQPPAEWKPVNDLLDNWMLFRDAPSHTRLRGLVSHAFTPRTMERLKPQIASIAAFLADRMAEQAQPDLIASFAFPFPVIVIAELLGVPSEDRELFKDWSHVFARVLEGVDQTPEFALQAKQAAEEITAYFRGLVAARKASPREDMISELIAAQDQADKLTEQELIATCVLLLVAGHETTVNLIGNSVLLLLRHPDQLARLLETPDLAASAVEEALRFESPVQMTSRFASCDYEIGGRIIPQGYNVSVLLGAANRDAAHFDRPELFDIGRSANRHLAFASGPHFCLGAPLARLEGAIALTTLLERYPNMKLADEKLDWRRNILFRGLSTMSVKV from the coding sequence TTGCAGAAGCAGCAACCAGCTAAGGAAATGCCGGATATTCCATCCTGGTTCGATTCTTATTCCGACCGTTTGCACCACGATCCTTACCCTTTTTATGCGCATTTGCAGGCCAATGCGCCGCTCTATGAGCTGGAAGGGCGCGGCTCCTGGATCGCCTCGAGATACGAGGACGTTAACCGGATTCTCAAGGACCCGCTGTTCGTCCGCGAATACCGGAACGCCGTGCCGCAGCAGCAAGAACTGCCTCAGCCGCCGGCCGAATGGAAGCCGGTCAACGACCTGCTGGACAACTGGATGCTGTTTCGCGACGCGCCTTCGCATACGCGGCTAAGGGGCTTAGTCAGCCACGCTTTTACCCCGCGGACAATGGAGCGGCTGAAGCCCCAGATCGCCTCGATCGCGGCATTCTTGGCCGACCGGATGGCGGAGCAGGCACAGCCTGACTTGATCGCGTCGTTCGCCTTTCCGTTTCCGGTCATCGTCATCGCGGAGCTGCTCGGTGTGCCGTCCGAAGACCGTGAGCTGTTCAAGGACTGGTCGCATGTCTTCGCACGGGTGCTGGAAGGCGTAGATCAAACACCCGAATTCGCGCTGCAAGCGAAGCAAGCCGCCGAAGAAATAACCGCTTACTTCCGTGGTCTAGTCGCCGCGCGCAAAGCTTCGCCGCGCGAAGACATGATCAGCGAGCTGATTGCCGCGCAGGATCAAGCCGACAAGCTGACCGAGCAGGAGCTGATCGCAACCTGCGTGCTGCTGCTCGTCGCCGGGCATGAAACGACCGTGAACCTGATCGGCAACAGCGTCCTCCTGCTGCTCCGTCATCCAGATCAGCTGGCTCGCCTGCTCGAAACGCCGGATTTGGCCGCTTCCGCCGTCGAAGAAGCGCTTCGCTTCGAAAGCCCCGTGCAGATGACGTCGCGCTTCGCATCCTGCGATTACGAAATCGGCGGCCGAATCATCCCGCAGGGCTATAACGTCAGCGTACTGCTTGGCGCGGCGAACCGCGATGCCGCCCACTTCGACCGCCCGGAGCTATTCGATATCGGGCGCTCGGCGAACCGGCACCTGGCCTTCGCCTCCGGGCCCCACTTCTGCCTCGGGGCGCCGCTTGCGCGTCTTGAAGGCGCGATCGCGTTGACAACGCTGCTGGAACGGTATCCAAACATGAAGCTCGCCGATGAGAAGCTCGATTGGCGGAGAAATATATTATTTCGCGGGCTGTCGACGATGTCCGTGAAAGTATAA
- a CDS encoding S-layer homology domain-containing protein: protein MLLKKASKQMTTVIVILTLLLTLCSGLASAEAQAGAEPGGDGNVPPTVVSLTADKAITMNVGASRTVRITAHMSDNTTSDVTSIAQWSTSDASVVSVTGSGTLTAAGPGTATLTAALNSLSISIAVTVSQPAGGDGGSPPPPTPPTVLSLTADKAITMTVGASRTVRITAHMSDNTTTDATSIAQWSTSNASVVSVTGSGTLTAAGPGTATLTAALNSLSISIAVTVSQPAGGDGGSPTPPTPPTVVSLTADKAISMTVGASRTVHITAHMSDNTTTDATSIAQWSTSNASVVSVTSTGTLTAAGPGTATLTAALNNLSISIAVTVSQPAGGDGGSPTPPPPSPPILDSKPEPAQESEQLTFKKGVVDADALKAEVKNAIETAPAVTFNDVPSTSWSSKSVALAAQVGFVEGYGDGTFHADASVTRAEFASMLVKGLGIEAKSTDSFADVHGHWAEAAIQALKSNGIIGGYAEGTFKPNNEISRAEIAAILSKVMNLSLVTESSKFLDVSGSWAEQSINQLANAGILSGKGSNKFDPNATASRAESVTMILRVLNVNLNLGLQL, encoded by the coding sequence ATGCTTTTAAAGAAAGCTTCCAAACAAATGACTACGGTAATCGTGATTCTCACACTGCTGCTCACCCTATGCAGCGGGCTAGCCTCTGCCGAAGCCCAGGCGGGAGCTGAACCGGGGGGAGACGGAAACGTACCGCCGACTGTTGTCAGCCTAACGGCCGATAAAGCGATCACCATGAACGTCGGTGCTTCCAGAACCGTGCGCATTACAGCTCACATGAGCGATAACACGACGTCCGATGTAACGAGTATCGCGCAATGGTCAACCTCCGACGCAAGCGTTGTTTCCGTTACAGGTTCGGGAACACTTACCGCGGCTGGCCCAGGTACCGCCACTTTGACGGCAGCCTTGAATAGCCTATCGATTAGCATCGCAGTCACGGTGTCGCAGCCTGCGGGCGGCGATGGCGGAAGTCCACCACCTCCCACTCCCCCGACTGTTCTCAGCCTAACGGCCGATAAAGCGATCACCATGACCGTCGGTGCCTCCAGAACCGTACGCATCACGGCTCATATGAGCGATAACACGACGACCGATGCGACGAGCATCGCGCAATGGTCGACGTCCAACGCAAGCGTTGTCTCCGTTACAGGTTCCGGGACACTTACCGCAGCTGGTCCGGGTACTGCCACTTTGACGGCAGCCTTGAATAGCTTATCGATTAGCATCGCAGTCACGGTGTCGCAGCCTGCGGGCGGCGATGGCGGTAGCCCGACACCTCCTACTCCCCCAACTGTTGTCAGCCTAACGGCCGATAAAGCGATCAGCATGACCGTCGGCGCTTCCAGAACCGTACACATCACGGCTCACATGAGCGATAACACGACGACCGATGCGACGAGTATCGCGCAATGGTCAACTTCCAATGCAAGTGTTGTTTCCGTTACAAGTACCGGGACACTTACCGCAGCTGGGCCGGGTACAGCCACTTTGACGGCAGCCTTGAATAACCTGTCGATTAGCATCGCAGTCACGGTGTCGCAGCCTGCGGGCGGCGATGGCGGAAGCCCAACACCACCACCACCATCACCACCGATTCTCGATTCCAAACCAGAACCCGCACAAGAATCGGAACAATTGACGTTTAAAAAAGGTGTTGTTGATGCTGATGCATTGAAAGCAGAGGTAAAGAACGCCATTGAAACAGCACCGGCGGTTACGTTCAATGACGTGCCTTCAACAAGCTGGAGCTCCAAATCGGTTGCTCTGGCTGCGCAAGTCGGCTTTGTTGAGGGGTATGGCGATGGAACGTTCCATGCCGATGCTTCCGTCACTCGGGCTGAATTTGCTTCTATGCTGGTAAAAGGACTAGGCATCGAGGCGAAAAGCACCGACAGCTTCGCGGATGTTCACGGGCACTGGGCAGAAGCAGCTATCCAAGCCCTCAAGTCAAATGGAATCATCGGCGGTTACGCAGAGGGAACCTTCAAACCGAACAATGAGATATCCCGCGCTGAGATTGCAGCAATCCTCTCAAAGGTAATGAACCTGAGCCTTGTTACGGAATCTTCCAAATTCTTGGATGTATCGGGCAGTTGGGCGGAACAGTCGATCAACCAACTCGCTAATGCGGGTATCCTAAGCGGTAAAGGATCAAATAAATTCGACCCGAACGCTACCGCGTCTCGAGCAGAATCCGTTACGATGATCCTTCGTGTGTTGAATGTAAACCTGAACCTCGGTCTTCAACTTTAA